GGCTCGTGCACGTGAGTGGCTACACGTCCGGTGGCGCGGAGCGCTACGCGGCCATCTGGGAGCAGACGAGCGGCCCGGCCTGGCGGGCCTACCACGGGCTGACCGCGGCCCAGTACCAGTCCACGTTCAATACCAACGCGGCCCAGGGTTACCAGCTCGCGAAGGTCAGCAGCTACAACGTGGGCGGCACGGACCGGTACGCGGCCATCTTCCAGGTTTCATCGGGGATTCCGACCGCCGCGCGTCATGGGCTCTCCTCCGCCGCGTATCAACAGGCCGTGACGGACCTCAAGAACCAGGGGTATCGCCCCGTCCTGGTGGCGGCGCACAACAATGGGAGCCAGCCCGAGTTCGCCCTGATTTGGCAGAACCTGACGTTCAGCGCGGCCGACCTGCAGCACATTGACGACACCGTCCAGCAGGCGATGACCAGCACGAACACCGTCGGACTGTCGCTGGCCATCACCCGCCACGGGCGCCTCGTGTTCGCCAAGGGGTATGGACTGGCCGACCGAACCAGCAACACGCCGGTCAACACCTCCCACCGCTTCCGCGTCGCCAGTGTGTCCAAGCCGATGACATCCATTGGCATCATGCGGCTGATTGAAAGCGGCCAGATCCGTCTGACGGACCGCGTCTTCGGCAGGGGCGGATTGCTTGGTGAGACGTTCGGCGCGCAGGGCACCTACGCGGACAGCCGCGTCCTGAACATCACGGTCCAGCACCTGCTCGAGCACACCGCGGGCGCATGGGACAACGACGGCGCAGACGGCACGGGCGACCCCATGTTCATGAACACGGGCATGACGCACGCCCAGCTCATCCAATGGGTGTTGCAGAACGTGCCGCTCGAGTTCGCGCCTGGGACGACGTACCAGTATTCGAACTTCGGCTACAGCGTCCTTGGCCGCATCATCGAGCGGGTCACGGGCATGACCTATGACGCCTATATGCGCGCCAACGTGTTCACGCCCAGCGGCGCCACCAGCTTCGCAGTGGGGGGCGATACGTTGAGCGCGCGTCTGCCGAACGAGCCCGTCTACTACCAGCTTGGCACTGGAGCCTTCAGCCCGTACGGCATGCCGGTGCGTCGCATGGATGCGCACGGCGGCTGGGTCGTCACGCCCATCGATTTGCTGCGCGTCGCCGTGCGCGCGGATGGGTTCTCCACCGTCCCGGATCTGCTGAGCGCGAGCTCTCTCACCACGATGACCACACGCACGACGGCGCTCGACACCTTGGGCAACTCCGTCAACTACGCCAAGGGCTGGTCGGTGAACAGCCTTCCCAACTGGTGGCACGGTGGCTACATCCCGGGCACCCGGGCCCTGTTGGTGCGCACCGATGACCGCTATGGGCCCAGCCGCTCCGAGGAGTTCACCTGGTCCGTCATGACCAACTCCAACAACAGCTCCGGTTCGGGCACGCCCGACATCAACCTCGACAGCCTCATGTGGAACGTCGTGAATGGCGTCAGCGCCTGGCCCGCGCACGACCTGTTCTAATCAGGGGCTCCGCCGGACTTTCCGGGAGGGCTCGTAGGACCGGCGAGGCTCGCAAGGGCCTCTGCCGGTCCGTGATGCATCTCACTGTACCACCAGCACGCTGGGTCCCTTGCTGAACGCACTGATTCACACCGGCTTGGGCCTGCGCCAGGTGAACGAATGGGGACCGACCGAGGCGCTGCCCGCCGCCAGCCGAAACTGGCCGAGGCGCGGGAGCGCCCCATGAAGTTGCTAGTGTCCGCGCGGCGCTAGACAAACACCGCGGCACTTCAGGAACAAGCCATTCACTGGCTTCGCTGGCCCGGGAGGACGGCCTCGAAGGCCTGTCGCTTCTGACCACGCGCCTCGTGGAGATGGGGAAGCAGGAAGAGGCGCGCGAGCGGATGGACGGAGCACCAAGACCGCCGCGACGGGAGACTCAGAAGCAAGACTCCCCGGCAACACGCGCCAGTGGATGATTTCATCCGGGTAGAATTGACCCGGGTTTTCACCCGGGTAATATTCGGCCATGCTCGAACCTCCGACACCTGGGATGCCCACGACTTCGACCACCTGGACCGCCTTCGCGGGACAGCGCCTGATTGCCTCCGGCCCTCCGGCTGACGTCATCCTCGC
This sequence is a window from Myxococcus xanthus. Protein-coding genes within it:
- a CDS encoding serine hydrolase, yielding MLAAAEGKCALESFPVGGTNVKQEFSSMKPFSMRPLLAVLSVLVVSLVGCGVPEEESRDSSSAESQALAGPYDAWVARHGLTNAQYQTEFNTWVGQGYRLSYVSGYEEGGSARYAAIWEQTSGPAWRAFHGLTSAQYQTTVVNQDAQGYRPVVVNGYSVGGVAYFAVIFHVDSGAAWVARHDLSASQYQTEFNTWAGQGYRLVHVSGYTSGGAERYAAIWEQTSGPAWRAYHGLTAAQYQSTFNTNAAQGYQLAKVSSYNVGGTDRYAAIFQVSSGIPTAARHGLSSAAYQQAVTDLKNQGYRPVLVAAHNNGSQPEFALIWQNLTFSAADLQHIDDTVQQAMTSTNTVGLSLAITRHGRLVFAKGYGLADRTSNTPVNTSHRFRVASVSKPMTSIGIMRLIESGQIRLTDRVFGRGGLLGETFGAQGTYADSRVLNITVQHLLEHTAGAWDNDGADGTGDPMFMNTGMTHAQLIQWVLQNVPLEFAPGTTYQYSNFGYSVLGRIIERVTGMTYDAYMRANVFTPSGATSFAVGGDTLSARLPNEPVYYQLGTGAFSPYGMPVRRMDAHGGWVVTPIDLLRVAVRADGFSTVPDLLSASSLTTMTTRTTALDTLGNSVNYAKGWSVNSLPNWWHGGYIPGTRALLVRTDDRYGPSRSEEFTWSVMTNSNNSSGSGTPDINLDSLMWNVVNGVSAWPAHDLF